The Vicia villosa cultivar HV-30 ecotype Madison, WI linkage group LG1, Vvil1.0, whole genome shotgun sequence genome includes a region encoding these proteins:
- the LOC131657774 gene encoding uncharacterized protein LOC131657774, translating into MDQVEKPEEPEKQPNYGVETKDKDYTPPPSYNPPIPYPQRLKQTKIENQYQKFIKVIEKIYVNIPFTEGITKIPSYAKFLKDIISNKRRLGDPKPLECNFIFKNKLAKKEKDPGSFPIPCILGNHMIDKDFLDLGASLSLMPLAICKRLGLGELQLTKMSLQFADSSVKYHMGILEDIPVKIGQLYISTDFVVMDIKEDDEISILLGRLFLLTAGAIIDVKKGKLTFELGDEKIELILSKFLMAPVIGDACYATDIINECINELAQDEPLIKLSLTPIWEDNGFKRLEPYIDNNLYECLALTSDPMSCPKKPSLELKELP; encoded by the coding sequence ATGGACCAAGTAGAGAAACCGGAGGAACCTGAAAAGCAACCAAACTATGGagtagaaacaaaagataaagattATACACCACCACCCTCATATAATCCACCAATTCCATATCCGCAAAGACTAAAACAAACCAAGATAGAAAACCAATACCAAAAATTCATCAAGGTGATAGAAAAAATCTATGTAAACATCCCTTTTACCGAAGGAATCACCAAGATACCATCATatgctaagttcttaaaagacaTTATATCCAACAAGCGTAGACTCGGCGATCCCAAACCTTTAGAATGcaatttcattttcaaaaataaacttGCCAAGAAAGAAAAGGACCCTGGAAGTTTTCCCATTCCTTGCATCCTAGGAAATCATATGATAGACAAAGATTTCTTAGATCTAGGAGCGAGCTTAAGTTTAATGCCTTTGGCAATTTGTAAGAGGTTAGGCTTAGGAGAACTTCAGCTGACTAAAATGTCCTTACAATTTGCTGATAGTTCTGTCAAATATCATATGGGCATATTAGAAGACATACCAGTTAAAATAGGTCAGCTGTATATCTCAACCGATTTCGTAGTAATGGATATTAAAGAAGATGATGAAATCTCGATCCTCCTAGGAAGGCTATTCTTGTTAACAGCCGGAGCCATAATAGAtgttaaaaaaggaaaattaactTTTGAATTAGGAGATGAAAAGATAGAACTCATTCTTTCAAAATTCTTAATGGCACCAGTGATAGGGGATGCATGTTATGCTACCGATATCATTAACGAATGCATAAATGAGCTTGCGCAAGATGAACCTTTAATTAAACTGTCTTTGACCCCCATTTGGGAGGACAATGGATTTAAAAGACTGGAACCCTACATTGATAATAACCTCTATGAATGTTTAGCTCTTACCTCAGATCCTATGTCGTGTCCAAAGAAGCCATCTTTGGAACTTAAAGAACTACCCTAG